A single Lactuca sativa cultivar Salinas chromosome 8, Lsat_Salinas_v11, whole genome shotgun sequence DNA region contains:
- the LOC111917097 gene encoding protein SMALL AUXIN UP-REGULATED RNA 54, with protein sequence MDENLGTKLTGIRQIVRLKEIIQRWQHVTLGARGNDNDDDADNNSPMTIGNHPGGGINPAITMRLKGYSVYSDSDIEDGCQSPDPPNDVPRGYLAVYVGPELRRFIIPTSYLSDPLFKVLLQKVEEEFGFDHSGGLTIPCEIETFKYLLNCMEHHQKDHLEHNQATI encoded by the exons ATGGATGAAAATTTAGGAACCAAACTGACCGGCATCCGACAGATTGTTAGGCTTAAAGAAATTATCCAAAGATGGCAGCATGTGACACTTGGGGCAAGAGgaaatgataatgatgatgatgctgaTAACAATTCTCCGATGACTATTGGTAATCATCCAGGTGGAGGAATTAATCCAGCAATAACCATGAGGTTGAAGGGATACTCTGTTTATTCTGATTCAGACATTGAAGACGGATGCCAGAGTCCTGATCCACCAAACGATGTGCCCAGAGGATATTTGGCAGTCTATGTAGGCCCTGAGCTTCGGAGGTTCATCATTCCGACAAGCTATCTTAGTGATCCACTCTTCAAAGTTCTTCTGCAAAAAGTTGAAGAGGAATTTGGATTTGATCATAGTGGTGGCCTCACCATCCCTTGCGAGATTGAAACCTTCAAATACCTTCTCAATTGCATGGAACATCATCAGAAGGATCACCTTGAACACAATCAAG CTACCATTTGA